One region of Azoarcus sp. CIB genomic DNA includes:
- a CDS encoding SCO family protein gives MSSVARSVAVTALVTVLGSGAFWWGTDGFTAFTAETARRADILRAPRPLPAAVLEDQDGRVFGLDDYRGRLLAVEFIYTRCTTICNSLGMAFRQIRDRVPAEALGRDVALLSISFDPERDDSPSLKDYGIAHGADGEHWRLARVRDAAQLRALLEAFGVVVIADRFGGFEHNAAIHLVGRDGRLVEISDLDAPLQFVAKLVEAL, from the coding sequence ATGAGTAGCGTCGCGCGCAGCGTCGCCGTCACGGCGCTGGTGACCGTCCTCGGCAGCGGTGCCTTCTGGTGGGGCACCGACGGCTTCACCGCCTTCACTGCGGAGACCGCGCGCCGGGCGGACATCCTGCGCGCGCCGCGCCCCTTGCCCGCGGCCGTCCTCGAAGACCAGGACGGCCGCGTCTTCGGCCTCGACGACTACCGCGGACGCCTGCTCGCGGTGGAGTTCATCTACACCCGCTGCACCACGATCTGCAACAGCCTCGGCATGGCGTTCCGGCAGATTCGCGACCGTGTGCCGGCCGAAGCCCTTGGGCGCGATGTCGCGTTGCTGAGTATCAGCTTCGACCCCGAGCGCGACGATTCCCCGAGTCTCAAGGACTACGGCATCGCCCATGGCGCCGACGGCGAGCACTGGCGGCTCGCGCGGGTGCGCGATGCGGCGCAGCTGCGGGCGCTGCTGGAGGCGTTCGGTGTCGTCGTCATCGCCGACCGCTTCGGCGGCTTCGAGCACAACGCCGCGATCCACCTCGTCGGCCGCGACGGCCGGCTCGTCGAGATCAGCGATCTCGATGCGCCGCTGCAATTTGTCGCGAAGCTCGTGGAGGCACTGTGA
- a CDS encoding cbb3-type cytochrome c oxidase subunit I — MNVATYTYEHTPDHGAKAGVLAYLATSAAVLLLMMVFGLLMRLEQAQWISIGADRFYELMTLHGAGMVGIAAIAGASVMWHFLRQYVDLSSRIFIANLVLFLAGVVMILGSVLIGHFHGAWTFLFPLPGKSMGMWSPGAAALFMGGLLVIGVGFLLLHLDIARAIVARYGNFARALGWPQLFGHDDGKAPPPTVVASAMVTVVNVIGLVVGASILTMMLVNLNVPGFDIDPLLAKGMIYFFGHIFINATIYMAVIAVYEILPRYTQRPWKSNKVFLASWTASTLMVMFIFPHHLLMDFAFPKWMLVMGHIIGYLNTVPILVVTGYGALMIVYRSGIRWDMASKLLFLSLFGWAAGAMPAFIDGTITVNYVMHNTLWVPGHFHTYLLLGMVTMVFGFMYYLGKPDHEADDRLIDRIAFWLFTSSVLGFTLSFLYSGKESVARRYAAHLPEWVPYDRVGAVFAMLVIASSLLFIVRFFSRIGLARHDYQRAPVARAATA; from the coding sequence ATGAACGTGGCGACCTACACCTACGAACACACCCCGGATCACGGGGCAAAGGCCGGCGTGCTGGCCTATCTCGCGACCTCCGCCGCAGTGCTGCTGCTGATGATGGTCTTCGGCCTGCTGATGCGGCTGGAGCAGGCGCAGTGGATCTCGATCGGAGCGGACCGCTTCTACGAACTGATGACGCTGCACGGCGCCGGCATGGTCGGCATCGCCGCGATCGCCGGCGCGTCGGTGATGTGGCACTTCCTGCGCCAGTACGTCGACCTGTCGTCGCGCATCTTCATCGCCAACCTCGTGCTGTTCCTTGCCGGCGTTGTGATGATCCTCGGCAGCGTGCTGATCGGACACTTCCATGGCGCGTGGACTTTCCTGTTCCCGCTGCCGGGCAAGTCGATGGGTATGTGGAGCCCCGGGGCGGCGGCGCTATTCATGGGTGGGCTGCTCGTCATCGGCGTGGGATTCCTGCTGCTGCATCTGGACATCGCCCGCGCGATCGTCGCGCGCTACGGCAACTTCGCCCGCGCGCTGGGCTGGCCGCAGCTCTTCGGCCACGACGACGGCAAGGCGCCGCCGCCGACGGTCGTCGCCAGCGCGATGGTCACGGTCGTCAATGTCATCGGTCTGGTCGTCGGCGCCAGCATCCTGACCATGATGCTGGTGAACCTCAACGTGCCGGGATTCGACATCGATCCGCTGCTGGCGAAGGGCATGATCTATTTCTTCGGCCACATCTTCATCAACGCAACGATCTACATGGCGGTGATTGCGGTCTACGAAATCCTGCCGCGCTACACGCAGCGGCCGTGGAAGTCGAACAAGGTGTTCCTCGCATCGTGGACCGCCTCGACGCTGATGGTGATGTTCATCTTCCCGCACCACCTGCTGATGGACTTCGCGTTCCCGAAATGGATGCTGGTGATGGGCCACATCATCGGCTACCTCAACACCGTGCCTATCCTGGTCGTCACCGGCTACGGCGCGCTGATGATCGTCTATCGCTCGGGCATCCGCTGGGACATGGCGTCGAAGCTGCTGTTCCTGTCGCTGTTCGGCTGGGCCGCGGGCGCGATGCCGGCCTTCATCGACGGCACGATCACGGTCAACTACGTGATGCACAACACGCTGTGGGTGCCGGGCCATTTCCACACCTACCTGCTGCTCGGCATGGTGACGATGGTGTTCGGCTTCATGTACTACCTCGGCAAGCCCGACCACGAGGCCGACGATCGGCTGATCGACCGCATCGCGTTCTGGCTCTTCACCTCGTCGGTGCTCGGCTTCACGCTGAGCTTCCTGTATTCCGGCAAGGAAAGCGTCGCCCGCCGCTACGCCGCCCATCTCCCCGAATGGGTGCCGTACGACCGCGTCGGGGCGGTGTTTGCGATGCTGGTGATCGCCTCGTCGCTGCTGTTCATCGTCCGCTTCTTCTCCCGCATCGGGCTGGCGCGGCACGACTACCAGCGCGCTCCGGTCGCACGCGCCGCCACCGCATGA
- a CDS encoding cytochrome C oxidase subunit II, whose translation MQPIAWQLSLVLMTLVAFGFAFVAINSGRRQEDYAPLQQSAYRLRTRLFWGLVLVFGPAMLYTLLDLPYDAARARTGSGAVQVVEATGYQWRWELSRDHVAAGQPVEFRVTSADVNHGFGIYDANLHLIAQTQAMPGYTNTLRHTFTEAGTYKVLCMEYCGVAHHNMMTEIRVVAQ comes from the coding sequence GTGCAACCAATCGCTTGGCAATTATCGCTAGTGCTGATGACGCTCGTCGCGTTCGGCTTTGCCTTTGTCGCCATCAATTCCGGCCGGCGCCAGGAAGACTACGCACCGCTGCAGCAGAGCGCCTATCGCCTGCGTACGCGGCTGTTCTGGGGGCTGGTTCTGGTCTTCGGTCCGGCCATGCTCTACACGCTGCTGGATCTGCCTTACGACGCGGCACGCGCACGCACCGGTTCGGGAGCGGTGCAGGTGGTCGAGGCGACCGGTTACCAGTGGCGCTGGGAACTGAGCCGGGATCACGTCGCCGCGGGCCAGCCGGTCGAGTTCCGCGTGACCAGCGCGGACGTCAATCACGGCTTCGGCATCTACGACGCCAATCTGCATCTGATCGCGCAGACGCAGGCGATGCCGGGCTACACGAATACGCTGCGTCACACCTTCACCGAGGCCGGAACCTACAAGGTCCTGTGCATGGAGTACTGCGGCGTCGCCCACCACAACATGATGACCGAGATCCGGGTCGTCGCGCAGTAA
- a CDS encoding sigma-54-dependent Fis family transcriptional regulator, which produces MPSLATLRVFLDSLEEGVLFLDATRRVLEMNSAAARMIGRDNPRVVDALCPTLFPGTECARACEARGQCSLTPATGEDDKIQDIVIRSPTGIDIPLRMWAMLLPPNESGLYCAIILRDRSRELELEAEVRDRWQLGGLTGRSRAMQDFYQKALRVAASEANVLITGESGVGKELVARALHDNSPRAKGPYVAVHCASLPENLQESELFGHAKGSFSGATGARIGRFEAANGGTLLLDEIGEISPATQTRLLRVLQEREIVRVGENHPRKVDVRVVAATHRDLAAMVGRGEFREDLYYRLHVLPLHVPALRERREDIALLASQLLGELSGRYHRPELRLSPEAIVAMESYAWPGNVRQLFNALEYAVVNSDGATILPRHLLPDVAARAGSPPAAPPPLPLTRYYATPLTPDEEHTQIRRMLDACGGNKAEAARRLGMSRTTLWKRLNRA; this is translated from the coding sequence ATGCCGAGTCTGGCGACCTTGAGAGTGTTTCTCGACAGCCTCGAAGAAGGCGTGCTGTTTCTGGATGCCACGCGCCGCGTGCTCGAGATGAATAGCGCCGCCGCGCGGATGATCGGGCGCGACAATCCGCGCGTGGTCGATGCACTGTGCCCGACCTTGTTCCCGGGCACGGAGTGTGCCCGCGCCTGCGAAGCGCGCGGACAATGTTCGCTGACCCCGGCGACGGGCGAGGACGACAAGATCCAGGACATCGTGATCCGCTCGCCGACAGGCATCGACATCCCGCTGCGCATGTGGGCGATGCTGTTGCCGCCGAACGAATCCGGGCTGTACTGCGCGATCATCCTGCGTGACCGCTCGCGCGAGCTGGAACTGGAGGCCGAGGTGCGCGACCGCTGGCAGCTCGGCGGGCTCACCGGCCGCAGCCGTGCGATGCAGGACTTCTACCAGAAGGCGCTGCGCGTCGCGGCGAGCGAAGCGAACGTGCTGATCACCGGCGAAAGCGGCGTCGGCAAGGAGTTGGTCGCCCGTGCGCTGCACGACAATTCGCCGCGCGCGAAAGGCCCGTACGTGGCCGTGCATTGCGCTTCGCTGCCCGAGAACCTGCAGGAATCCGAACTCTTCGGTCACGCGAAAGGCTCGTTTTCCGGCGCCACCGGCGCGCGCATCGGCCGTTTCGAGGCGGCCAACGGCGGCACGCTGCTGCTCGACGAAATCGGCGAAATTTCTCCCGCGACGCAGACCCGGCTGCTGCGCGTGCTGCAGGAACGAGAGATCGTGCGTGTGGGCGAGAATCATCCGCGCAAGGTGGATGTACGCGTCGTCGCGGCGACGCACCGCGATCTGGCTGCGATGGTCGGCCGCGGCGAGTTTCGCGAGGATCTCTATTACCGCCTGCACGTCCTGCCGCTGCACGTGCCGGCGTTACGCGAGCGCCGGGAAGACATCGCACTGCTCGCGAGCCAGTTGCTCGGCGAGCTGAGCGGACGCTACCACCGGCCCGAGCTGCGGCTGTCGCCGGAGGCAATCGTGGCGATGGAGTCCTACGCCTGGCCCGGGAATGTGCGGCAACTGTTCAACGCGCTGGAATATGCGGTCGTAAACTCGGATGGCGCGACGATTCTGCCGCGGCACCTGTTGCCCGACGTGGCGGCGCGGGCCGGATCGCCCCCCGCCGCGCCCCCGCCCTTGCCGCTGACGCGCTACTACGCGACACCACTGACGCCGGACGAAGAGCACACGCAGATCCGCCGCATGCTCGACGCGTGCGGCGGAAACAAGGCCGAGGCCGCTCGTCGCCTCGGCATGTCGCGCACGACCTTGTGGAAACGGCTCAACCGCGCCTGA
- a CDS encoding GFA family protein: MIYKGSCHCGQVTFEVEGELTQVMDCNCSICTRKGALMWFVPRDKLRLLTPEDKLSTYTFNTHTIKHRFCPTCGIHTYGEGTDPAGNRMAAINARCLEGVKLASLPVKHFDGRSR; the protein is encoded by the coding sequence ATGATCTACAAGGGTAGCTGCCATTGCGGTCAGGTGACCTTCGAGGTCGAAGGCGAACTCACCCAGGTGATGGACTGCAACTGCTCGATATGCACGCGCAAGGGGGCGTTGATGTGGTTCGTTCCCCGCGACAAGCTGCGCCTGCTGACGCCGGAGGACAAGCTCAGCACCTACACCTTCAATACGCACACGATCAAGCACCGCTTCTGTCCGACCTGCGGCATCCATACCTACGGCGAGGGCACCGATCCGGCGGGTAACCGCATGGCGGCGATCAACGCGCGTTGCCTCGAGGGCGTGAAGCTCGCGTCCCTTCCGGTGAAGCACTTCGACGGGCGCTCGCGCTAG
- a CDS encoding GNAT family N-acetyltransferase — MIEIAPYSPAHADGVVDVILPIQQSEFGIPITLEGQPDLRNIPGFYQQGRGNFWVALDGGLPVGTIGLLDIGANQAALRKMFVKASHRGGGHGVARHLLETLLEWCRTREVHAVYLGTTAKFLAAHRFYEKNGFREIARGDLPASFPVMAVDSKFYCRAP; from the coding sequence ATGATCGAGATTGCCCCTTACTCACCGGCACATGCCGACGGTGTCGTCGATGTGATCCTGCCCATCCAGCAGTCCGAATTCGGTATCCCGATCACGCTGGAGGGGCAACCCGATCTGCGCAACATTCCCGGCTTCTATCAGCAGGGGCGCGGCAATTTCTGGGTTGCGCTGGACGGCGGCCTGCCCGTCGGGACCATCGGCTTGCTCGATATCGGCGCGAACCAGGCGGCACTGCGCAAGATGTTCGTGAAGGCCTCGCACCGCGGCGGGGGGCATGGCGTCGCGCGGCACCTGCTCGAAACCCTGCTGGAATGGTGCCGGACACGCGAGGTGCATGCCGTGTATCTCGGCACGACGGCGAAGTTTCTTGCAGCGCATCGCTTCTATGAGAAGAATGGCTTCCGCGAAATCGCCCGTGGCGACCTGCCCGCGAGTTTTCCCGTGATGGCGGTCGACTCGAAGTTCTATTGCCGGGCGCCGTGA
- a CDS encoding SIR2 family protein, whose product MLHLRFFLSSPGDVADERTFAQQVIEQELPKDPLLRGQITCEAMRWDDPAAPVSMPATLSPQDAVNRGLAKPSECDVVIVILWSRLGTRLPDTCTRPDGSPYLSGTEWECEDALAAKPPPFILVYHRKGKPDFGDPNDPDFDERVQQFRRVKTFFDRFCNPDGSLKGGYAEYDTPQEFRDRLRLDLRAFVEHQLTAGKTDARATRIKAPPPYGRIVKALNSGMVVPIIGNGISHSGRPADVRWNPQEPKFLPSGAELSLFLADDTEFPSEKERDQLAEVASYYEAFHTRDALHERLRQILAPQAVAGVGIPSLYGFLAEVSRPLLIITSNYDTQIEQAFRAAQRPYDLVVYSELKDLGNAVLWWPHGAARPETPAPNELYIDLDTTTVIFKMHGSILPETSEWDSFVITESDYVELLSRIASKSAIPALFATHCRDRNLLFLGYSLRDWSFRTILQSLNRFFAKRAAAAGDEEIQSWAIDDQFSELELKFWQKRGVYPYEVTIDEFVRTLRSRMTP is encoded by the coding sequence ATGCTGCATCTCCGTTTTTTCCTGTCTTCACCCGGAGATGTTGCCGACGAGCGCACCTTCGCGCAGCAGGTCATCGAGCAGGAGCTGCCGAAAGACCCGCTGTTGCGTGGCCAGATCACCTGTGAGGCGATGCGCTGGGACGATCCGGCTGCGCCCGTGTCGATGCCCGCCACCCTCAGCCCGCAGGACGCGGTCAATCGCGGCCTGGCGAAGCCATCGGAATGCGACGTCGTCATCGTCATCCTGTGGTCGCGACTCGGCACGCGGCTTCCGGATACCTGCACGCGGCCCGACGGCAGCCCGTATCTTTCCGGCACCGAATGGGAGTGCGAGGATGCGCTGGCGGCCAAGCCGCCGCCTTTCATCCTCGTCTATCACCGCAAGGGCAAGCCGGATTTCGGTGATCCGAACGATCCCGATTTCGACGAGCGGGTGCAGCAGTTCCGCCGGGTAAAGACGTTCTTCGACCGGTTCTGCAACCCGGACGGATCGTTGAAGGGGGGCTACGCGGAATACGACACGCCGCAGGAATTTCGCGACCGCCTGCGGCTCGACCTGCGGGCCTTCGTCGAGCATCAACTCACCGCAGGGAAAACGGATGCGCGCGCAACCCGGATCAAGGCGCCGCCACCCTACGGGCGCATCGTCAAGGCGCTGAATTCGGGCATGGTCGTGCCGATCATCGGCAACGGCATCAGCCATTCCGGGCGTCCGGCCGATGTCCGCTGGAATCCGCAGGAGCCGAAGTTCCTGCCCAGCGGCGCGGAGCTTTCGCTCTTTCTCGCCGACGATACCGAGTTCCCGTCGGAGAAGGAGCGCGATCAGCTCGCCGAGGTCGCGTCGTACTACGAGGCCTTCCACACGCGCGACGCGCTGCACGAGCGCCTGCGCCAGATCCTTGCGCCGCAGGCAGTCGCCGGGGTTGGCATTCCTTCGCTGTACGGATTCCTGGCAGAGGTGTCCCGGCCGCTGTTGATCATCACGAGCAACTACGACACCCAGATCGAGCAGGCTTTCCGTGCCGCCCAGAGGCCCTATGACCTGGTCGTCTATTCCGAACTGAAGGATCTCGGCAATGCCGTGCTGTGGTGGCCGCATGGGGCCGCGCGGCCCGAGACCCCGGCGCCCAACGAGCTTTATATCGATCTCGACACGACCACCGTGATCTTCAAGATGCACGGGTCGATCCTCCCAGAGACGTCCGAATGGGACAGCTTCGTGATCACCGAATCGGACTACGTGGAGCTGCTGTCGCGCATCGCCAGCAAGTCCGCGATTCCGGCGCTGTTCGCCACGCATTGCCGCGACCGCAACCTGCTGTTTCTCGGTTACAGCCTGCGCGACTGGAGCTTCCGCACGATCCTGCAGAGCCTCAACCGTTTCTTCGCCAAGCGGGCCGCAGCGGCGGGGGACGAAGAGATCCAGTCCTGGGCCATCGACGACCAGTTCTCGGAGCTCGAACTCAAATTCTGGCAGAAGCGCGGGGTGTACCCGTATGAGGTGACGATAGACGAGTTCGTCCGCACGCTGCGTTCGAGGATGACGCCGTGA
- a CDS encoding SRPBCC family protein, whose amino-acid sequence MNEKPAAKGESTADREFVHSRLIDAPRERVFKAVSDPAHLARWWGPKGFSNTFQEFDFRSGGRWQFIMHGPDGRNYPNENVFVDVAPERIVVEHVVGHHFELTITLTAQGERTLVGWRQVFDTAAEKQRIADFVTEANEQNLDRLAAEVLNVA is encoded by the coding sequence ATGAACGAGAAGCCTGCAGCCAAGGGGGAATCGACGGCGGACCGCGAGTTCGTCCATTCGCGCCTGATCGATGCGCCGCGCGAGCGCGTCTTCAAGGCCGTCAGCGATCCCGCGCACCTCGCGCGCTGGTGGGGGCCGAAGGGCTTCAGCAACACGTTCCAGGAATTCGATTTCCGGTCCGGCGGCAGGTGGCAGTTCATCATGCACGGGCCGGATGGCAGGAACTACCCGAACGAAAACGTGTTCGTCGACGTCGCGCCGGAGCGGATCGTGGTCGAGCATGTCGTCGGTCACCATTTCGAGCTGACGATCACGCTGACGGCGCAGGGCGAACGGACGCTGGTCGGCTGGCGCCAGGTATTCGATACGGCGGCGGAGAAGCAGCGCATTGCCGACTTCGTGACCGAGGCGAACGAACAGAACCTCGATCGCCTCGCCGCCGAAGTGCTGAACGTCGCTTGA
- a CDS encoding hemolysin III family protein, translating into MTFTHEEIARIGRDREGRRGKPEILVVHACVSSPPGRPGVVAGDPERAISAARYASVTLAARIRKPRADCGAAAPTARGGRLPLRQAALNSSGPRPLECEPLKGTAVRMSASGPRREQSRDEELANSVSHGIGLGAALIGTPFLINRAAEQGQTAFTVGTIVFAATSIFLYLASTLYHALPVGKAKRIFRVIEHSAIFLLIAGTYTPFTLGILRGAWGWALLGIVWGLAMLGVVLKVFDKASNPVFSTGLYLLMGWVVVIAIDPLLTQMPSAGLLLLVAGGLSYTIGVAFFATDSRLQYGHLIWHLFVLAGTACHYFAILWYAA; encoded by the coding sequence ATGACGTTCACTCATGAAGAGATAGCGCGGATCGGGCGCGATCGAGAAGGGCGCCGCGGAAAACCCGAAATACTCGTTGTACATGCGTGCGTCTCGTCGCCGCCAGGGCGGCCGGGCGTCGTTGCGGGAGATCCGGAGCGCGCCATCAGTGCGGCGCGCTACGCTAGTGTCACATTAGCGGCGCGGATTCGCAAACCGCGCGCTGATTGCGGAGCCGCCGCGCCGACCGCCCGTGGTGGCCGGTTGCCTCTGCGTCAGGCTGCACTAAACTCAAGTGGTCCCCGACCGCTTGAATGTGAGCCCTTGAAAGGAACTGCCGTGCGTATGTCGGCCTCTGGCCCCAGGCGTGAGCAATCGCGAGACGAAGAGCTCGCAAACAGCGTGAGCCACGGTATCGGGCTGGGCGCGGCGCTGATCGGGACGCCATTTCTCATCAACCGGGCGGCAGAGCAGGGACAGACTGCATTCACCGTCGGCACGATTGTCTTCGCTGCGACGAGCATTTTTCTTTACCTCGCGTCGACGCTGTACCACGCGCTGCCGGTCGGCAAAGCCAAGCGGATCTTTCGCGTCATCGAGCATTCCGCGATCTTTCTGCTCATCGCCGGTACGTACACGCCGTTCACGCTTGGAATACTTCGTGGTGCCTGGGGGTGGGCGCTACTTGGGATTGTTTGGGGTCTTGCGATGCTCGGCGTGGTCCTCAAGGTGTTCGACAAGGCCTCGAATCCCGTTTTTTCCACCGGCCTTTATCTCTTGATGGGGTGGGTTGTCGTGATCGCGATCGATCCCCTGCTTACGCAAATGCCTTCCGCGGGCCTGCTCTTGTTGGTCGCCGGCGGTTTGTCCTACACGATCGGGGTGGCTTTCTTCGCGACCGATTCGCGGCTGCAATATGGTCACCTGATCTGGCACCTGTTTGTTCTGGCCGGGACAGCGTGTCACTATTTTGCGATTCTCTGGTATGCGGCCTGA
- a CDS encoding ExeA family protein yields the protein MYNEYFGFSAAPFSIAPDPRYLFMSERHREALAHLLYGLRVDGGFVLLTGEVGTGKTTICRCLLEQVPDGCDIAFILNPKLDTVELLATLCDELHVPVAAGERSIKVLVDRINRHLLDANARGRKTVLIVDEAQNLSNEVLEQLRLLTNLETHERKLLQIILLGQPELRERLAQPELRQLAQRIVARYHLEPLSRQEVGAYVNHRLAVAGGQQRLFPDAVISRLYRLSGGTPRLINVICDRALLGAYVEGKTSVGRSTLDKAAGEVLGAVPRAFAARRIVLASALGIALAGGAAAAWHYGFSGPTTGTATPAAVAPTASAEPAAPPAPEHQAQDADSTETGAPPVATAAEPPPTPIVWPKPEEHWLHEVMAVHSLFALWGLDARLVGIDDACRLAAHRDFGCLQRDGGLDELRAMNAPAIVELRQPDGPNFLATLLAIDGERARISFAGDTHEVSLDSLRQQWHGHYTLLWRMPSGWHRTVATGMRGADVAWVVRQLGRWEGLEEPEAPAGAYTARIEERMRAFQRSTGLPEDGVVGPMTIVRLAALSDPGTPVLTKQAP from the coding sequence ATGTACAACGAGTATTTCGGGTTTTCCGCGGCGCCCTTCTCGATCGCGCCCGATCCGCGCTATCTCTTCATGAGTGAACGTCATCGCGAAGCGCTCGCGCACCTGCTGTACGGGCTGCGCGTCGATGGAGGCTTCGTGCTGCTGACCGGAGAAGTCGGCACGGGCAAGACCACGATCTGCCGCTGCCTGCTGGAGCAGGTGCCGGACGGCTGCGACATCGCCTTCATCCTGAACCCCAAGCTCGACACCGTGGAACTGCTCGCGACGCTGTGCGACGAGCTGCATGTGCCGGTCGCGGCCGGCGAGCGCTCGATCAAGGTGCTGGTCGACCGCATCAACCGCCATCTGCTCGACGCCAACGCGCGCGGGCGCAAGACGGTGCTGATCGTCGACGAAGCGCAGAACCTGTCGAACGAGGTGTTGGAGCAGCTGCGCCTGCTCACCAATCTCGAGACCCACGAGCGCAAGCTGCTGCAGATCATCCTGCTGGGTCAGCCGGAGCTGCGCGAACGCCTCGCGCAGCCGGAACTGCGGCAACTCGCGCAGCGCATCGTCGCGCGCTACCACCTCGAGCCGCTGTCGCGACAGGAAGTCGGCGCGTACGTGAATCACCGCCTGGCGGTCGCCGGCGGGCAGCAGCGGCTGTTTCCGGACGCGGTGATCAGCCGCCTGTACCGCCTGAGCGGCGGCACGCCGCGGCTCATCAACGTGATCTGCGACCGCGCGCTGCTCGGCGCCTACGTCGAAGGCAAGACCAGCGTCGGGCGCAGCACGCTCGACAAGGCGGCGGGCGAAGTGCTGGGCGCCGTGCCGCGAGCATTCGCGGCGCGGCGGATCGTGCTGGCCTCGGCGCTCGGCATCGCCCTCGCAGGCGGCGCGGCCGCGGCCTGGCATTACGGCTTTTCGGGTCCCACGACCGGAACGGCAACACCCGCCGCAGTGGCCCCCACCGCGTCCGCGGAACCCGCTGCGCCCCCCGCGCCGGAACACCAGGCGCAGGACGCAGACAGCACTGAAACCGGTGCGCCGCCAGTCGCCACTGCGGCGGAACCGCCTCCGACACCGATCGTCTGGCCCAAGCCCGAGGAACACTGGCTGCACGAGGTGATGGCCGTACATAGCCTGTTCGCGCTGTGGGGGCTGGACGCACGGCTGGTGGGCATCGACGACGCCTGCCGCCTCGCCGCGCACCGCGATTTCGGCTGCCTGCAACGCGACGGCGGGCTGGACGAGCTGCGGGCGATGAACGCGCCGGCCATCGTCGAACTGCGCCAGCCCGACGGCCCGAACTTCCTCGCGACGCTGCTTGCGATCGACGGCGAGCGCGCCCGCATCTCGTTCGCCGGCGACACGCACGAGGTATCGCTCGACAGCCTGCGGCAGCAATGGCACGGCCACTACACGCTGCTGTGGCGGATGCCGTCCGGATGGCACCGCACCGTCGCCACCGGCATGCGCGGCGCCGACGTGGCGTGGGTGGTGCGCCAGCTCGGACGCTGGGAGGGTCTCGAAGAGCCCGAAGCGCCGGCCGGCGCCTACACCGCCCGCATCGAGGAGCGCATGCGCGCCTTCCAACGCAGTACCGGGCTGCCCGAAGACGGGGTGGTCGGCCCGATGACCATCGTGCGCCTCGCAGCCCTGTCCGATCCCGGCACGCCCGTCCTGACGAAGCAGGCCCCATAG
- a CDS encoding general secretion pathway protein GspB, whose product MSYILEALQKSEHARHRGKVPDLNTLPETTPSATGHAATPRPPYLAAGFALALALAAAILGWWRPWQVSEPQPAATPQQASQNVQADAGRTLALAAPAAAQPAPPPAPLAAAAPPTLEPLAPAHPPAAVPEPAKTAVPVSKTRPEPSTPELPAQAARSAPVPRSESASRKTAESAPPSPPPAPAATRIAAATPAAPAPAVNRKRSDGRILSIHELPPAVRGSLPRLDISGFAAAPDSGKRMVVINDRLVQEGEEVVPGVTLTSAEKDGVVLDFQGYRFRAQQ is encoded by the coding sequence ATGTCCTACATCCTCGAAGCCCTGCAGAAATCCGAGCACGCGCGCCATCGCGGCAAGGTACCGGACCTGAACACCCTTCCCGAGACCACGCCAAGCGCGACGGGTCACGCGGCCACACCCCGCCCCCCCTACCTCGCAGCAGGTTTCGCACTCGCACTCGCACTCGCGGCGGCGATTCTGGGCTGGTGGCGCCCGTGGCAGGTATCGGAGCCGCAGCCGGCCGCAACCCCGCAGCAGGCGTCGCAGAACGTGCAGGCGGACGCCGGCCGAACCCTCGCCCTCGCTGCACCCGCGGCGGCGCAGCCCGCTCCGCCCCCTGCTCCGCTTGCCGCAGCCGCACCGCCGACACTCGAACCGCTCGCCCCCGCACATCCGCCTGCCGCGGTGCCCGAACCGGCGAAGACCGCAGTCCCGGTCTCGAAGACACGCCCCGAACCGTCGACGCCCGAGCTCCCGGCGCAGGCCGCCAGGAGCGCACCGGTCCCCCGCAGCGAATCGGCTTCGCGGAAGACGGCTGAGTCCGCGCCCCCCTCGCCGCCTCCCGCTCCCGCCGCCACCCGCATCGCCGCGGCAACTCCTGCAGCACCCGCACCGGCAGTGAACCGCAAGCGATCGGACGGACGCATCCTGAGCATCCACGAACTGCCGCCCGCGGTACGCGGCAGCCTGCCACGCCTCGACATTTCGGGCTTCGCGGCGGCGCCGGACTCGGGCAAGCGGATGGTCGTGATCAACGACCGGCTGGTGCAGGAAGGCGAAGAGGTCGTGCCCGGCGTGACGCTCACCAGCGCCGAGAAGGACGGCGTGGTGCTCGACTTCCAGGGCTACCGCTTCCGCGCCCAGCAGTAG